In Deltaproteobacteria bacterium, the genomic stretch CGAAAACTGCAAACCCGGATGCGAGTTTCTTATTAAACTAAGACTTCTTTCGAACTCATCACTTTCGCGTGAAAGGCATTTAAACTAGGAAGCGTTAATTTATGAATTCTATCAGCTTGCCGTACCTACAGCTAACCCAACCAAATTTCGCAGTAGCGCCTTAAAGGACCACCTTCAAATTGCGGCTTCGTTTCGATTTTTTCTACTTTCAAATCCATCATCCACGGCAGGCCCTCTTTTTGAAATTCAAGGAGTGCCTCCAAGTAGCTAATCCTATATTCGACACTTGGCCGAAGTAGTTTTACGACACCGGAAAGTTCACGAGGAAAATCAAAGCATCCGTCCGCATTTGGCACAAAGGGCAAAACACGTTGAACAGCATCGATATTTAACGGACCATAGACGTGAGGAAACTTCTGTTTTCCACCTTCAAGACTCTCGAAGCGAATTTCAGGTTTCACTTGGTCTGCGAATATTTCAAGAAGTACGAGACCCGTTTTGCCCTTGAAAATGAAATTGGCAACGGGAGCAATCTGGTGCTCCAAAGAGCAATGAATGAAGCCTTCCAATTTCAAAGACTGGACCGAGTAAAATCCATTTTCTTTTGCATCCGACCATGATTCTGATGTCGCGATGTGAAAGATTCTTTTCATCGGTGTCCTTCACTTTAAATTCATATGTCCAAAGGCTTCAGTAACGTCTTTTCGAAGCCTCGGACCTGCGTATCCAGGCCGAGGTTTCAAGTCCTCGGCATTGGCAGCGAAGACATAGTTGTCCGCTGGAGTCTTCACTATACCCACGAACCATCCTCGACGACGGCCGATTTTCACTTCACAGCCCTCGATGGCGCAGCTGGTTCCCGTTTTTCCGTAAAGCTCGGCCGTGGAGTTCAACTTTTTAATAAAGAGAATTTTCTTAGTGTTTTCAAAAGTAGATTTGGAAAGCGGAAGCGTCTCTTGCCAAAAACGCGTCAAAAAGGCGATTTGTTCGTCGGCTGATATCTTCAAACTTGAATCTAGCCAAGCTGTCGTGACGCCCCCTGAAAAATCTTGGTTACCGTATTTAAATTCATCTAAATATTTTCGACGTTTTTTATCTATCATCTTGCGCATAATCACTTGCGTAGGCCAAACGACCGATTGATCCATCCATGAAAACGGCGTTTGATCTTGATTTTCCTCCTTGCGGGAATACTTCTTTCCATCCCATTTTATAAGCTGGTCTGCCGTTTCAAAAATTCCATTTTCAAATGCCATTAGTGCTGCTGGGATTTTAAAGGTCGAATTCGGTGAGAATCGTTGAGCACAGCGATTCGAATTGTAGCTTTTCACTATTCGGCCAGTTGAAAGCTGCTTCATGATAAAGCACCCGTCTCTATCGTGGAAAAGCGTTTGGAAATTCGGCTTGCGATCATTT encodes the following:
- a CDS encoding sensor histidine kinase, with translation MTRVTPGTGLGLALVKSLSDRMGLMIQFENCKPGCEFLIKLRLLSNSSLSRERHLN
- a CDS encoding DUF952 domain-containing protein — encoded protein: MKRIFHIATSESWSDAKENGFYSVQSLKLEGFIHCSLEHQIAPVANFIFKGKTGLVLLEIFADQVKPEIRFESLEGGKQKFPHVYGPLNIDAVQRVLPFVPNADGCFDFPRELSGVVKLLRPSVEYRISYLEALLEFQKEGLPWMMDLKVEKIETKPQFEGGPLRRYCEIWLG
- a CDS encoding peptidoglycan DD-metalloendopeptidase family protein, whose product is MFYFLASLFALTLLLSLVLLLGVLCRPLIWRKNISAIKVFCATWYIPYFIFFFFFTGPTDLTIYPSQESSPYRLPWKAGISRFVSQGNRSFTSHRAEHLYAWDFVMPLGAEIVAARDGKVIKIEQSFSGVGLNSNFIWIKHEDGQISNYGHIQKNGALVKEGDDVQSGQPIALNGMVGETSLPHVHFVVFNSDGTQSIPISFNDVPGGVPHAGHFYRSENDRKPNFQTLFHDRDGCFIMKQLSTGRIVKSYNSNRCAQRFSPNSTFKIPAALMAFENGIFETADQLIKWDGKKYSRKEENQDQTPFSWMDQSVVWPTQVIMRKMIDKKRRKYLDEFKYGNQDFSGGVTTAWLDSSLKISADEQIAFLTRFWQETLPLSKSTFENTKKILFIKKLNSTAELYGKTGTSCAIEGCEVKIGRRRGWFVGIVKTPADNYVFAANAEDLKPRPGYAGPRLRKDVTEAFGHMNLK